The Geothrix sp. genome window below encodes:
- a CDS encoding PAS domain S-box protein: MPQERFLQKAVRRLTLLLSAAAGAVAFLAALGTLLRRPWLATLGSGQVPMSPLGMGLVVLLSLAVLAAEGWSRARGLRRLSVGAALGVALLSLGVVIGHLLNRPSLLENGLFLGQSQVQHTSLLTALATLCAALSALLQWPFPEPAWRRRQGAAVLALVPVMMGTVVLVSYVAGAPVLYGTGTIPMSLPSALCAVGLGMALTLAAGFDVWPLAAFGLMPKKGGGPVDRWYLMGPLVLFLLLGVLILTAGSFYLRGQLKATRARALGELAAIAELKVRQIEAWSGERRLDAEQLFEGPLVQGQLRRFLAGAPQASEHDIRAWMEGLQRNTYQRLILADGQGRIKISVPEAPSSSLDALDADELEAVLRVPGITVKDLHRDADHPDLHLSLWVPIGVRPGTRPEGVLLLLLDPKQFLYPLVQSWPTQSPSAETLLVRREGDEVLFLNELRHGGYAPMTLRLPLATAPDMPAARAARGEEGVVTGRDYRGVPVLAALHRIPGTAWHMVAKVDEAEIYGPLRQRVWITGAALIGLLALAAATLGLMVRHHDADMIHAQLALSQRFEWLMREANDIILLLDGEGRILEANLQAAESYGYSVTELRKMKVSELRPVASRSETAGHLERLQAHGSIRFETLHCRRDGSTFPVEVSARAVHFDGAPGVISFLRDITERVARERELQRMTRLYAALSQVNQAIVWSSTKEALLDKVCEVLIEFGQFSMAWIGWNDALTRGVTVAAQSGDVKGYLGRIRVESGDSILAGGPVGTAIREARPCVLNDFLTAAGTEPWRDAAAECGFAAVAAFPIRQDGGVVGALAVYAREKDFFGPQEEALLVEAAMDISFALDHLAGEARRREAEAALLESERFLREAQEAGGVGTYTWDIQADHWKSSPHLDRIFGIDADYPRNLVGWTRLVAPAFQEQMHTYVAGIIERHAPFDLDYPIVRISDGELRWVHGAGELLWNEAGQPVVLRGVIQDITESRAQARQLERLTQLYAALSQVNQAIVWSPTREALLAKICEVMVAFGQFSMAWIGWDDPSTHEVRVLSHYGDAHGYLDGLQIRSDDTLLGRGATGTAIREGRPCVMNDFLGTSTSAPWHAAAVRCGYAASAAFPIRLAGEVCAALMVYSSEKDFFGAHEVALLEEAAGDVSFALDHLAGEDRRRESEAKLRKISVAVEQNPLSIVITDPQGTIEYINPAFTAITGYSAAEALGQNPRILKSLVTPPEHYQQMWETLARGEVWVGEFENLKKGGEPYYERATIAPVRDEAGILTSYIAIKEDITQRKRDEEERRALEAQLHQSQKLESLGSLAGGVAHDMNNVLGAILGLASTLREAADPFSSSAKNLDTIMSACLRGRGVVKSLLYFAHKDLQEEQLIDLNGLVTEMSHLLSYTMLKRVQLRMDLQDGLGLVRGDNGALSHALMNLCVNAMDAMPDGGVLYISTRETADGGLELRVKDTGQGMSPEVLARAMEPFFTTKPQGKGTGLGLAMVYGTMKAHDGTLELLSQPGEGTEAILRFPAHRVGRPAPVPSTAQDLPKAEQAPLKVLLVDDDELIRESVAPMLEMLGHAVTTAPEGQEALRLLQGGLPVDLVILDMNMPGLSGPETLPRIRDLRPGLPVLMATGYSDQEIAPLLEENPGVASLRKPFSMKEIQKKIADLGIRPAGPSAS; this comes from the coding sequence ATGCCTCAGGAGAGGTTCCTTCAGAAAGCCGTCCGGAGGCTGACGCTGCTCCTATCGGCCGCGGCGGGGGCCGTGGCATTCCTGGCGGCGCTGGGCACCCTGCTGAGGCGGCCCTGGCTCGCGACCCTGGGCTCGGGTCAGGTGCCCATGTCACCGCTGGGCATGGGGTTGGTGGTGCTGCTGAGCCTGGCCGTCCTCGCGGCCGAAGGTTGGAGCCGCGCCCGGGGGCTTCGGCGCCTCTCGGTCGGTGCGGCGCTGGGCGTGGCCCTCCTGAGCCTGGGGGTGGTGATCGGCCACCTCCTGAATCGCCCCTCACTGCTGGAGAACGGGCTGTTCCTGGGGCAGTCGCAGGTTCAGCACACTTCGCTGCTGACTGCCCTGGCGACCCTCTGCGCCGCCCTGTCGGCCCTGCTCCAGTGGCCCTTTCCCGAGCCTGCGTGGCGTCGCCGGCAAGGTGCCGCCGTCCTGGCGCTGGTCCCCGTCATGATGGGCACGGTGGTCCTGGTCAGCTATGTGGCGGGCGCCCCGGTGCTGTACGGAACCGGCACCATCCCGATGTCCCTGCCTTCGGCGCTCTGCGCCGTGGGCCTCGGAATGGCCCTGACGCTGGCGGCCGGATTCGATGTCTGGCCCCTGGCGGCCTTCGGCCTCATGCCCAAGAAGGGGGGCGGCCCCGTGGACCGTTGGTACCTGATGGGACCCCTGGTGCTCTTCCTGCTGCTGGGCGTGCTGATCCTCACGGCTGGTTCGTTCTACCTGCGCGGGCAGCTCAAGGCGACCCGGGCGCGGGCCCTCGGGGAGCTGGCGGCCATCGCGGAACTCAAGGTCCGTCAGATCGAAGCCTGGTCCGGCGAGCGCCGCCTCGATGCGGAGCAGCTGTTCGAAGGCCCCCTCGTCCAAGGTCAGCTGCGGCGGTTCCTGGCGGGGGCTCCTCAGGCCTCCGAGCACGACATCCGGGCCTGGATGGAGGGGCTGCAGCGGAACACCTACCAGCGCCTGATCCTGGCGGACGGGCAGGGCCGGATCAAGATCTCGGTGCCGGAGGCCCCCTCCTCCAGCCTGGACGCGCTGGACGCGGATGAGCTGGAGGCCGTGCTGCGGGTACCCGGGATCACGGTGAAGGATCTGCATCGGGATGCGGATCATCCTGATCTCCACCTGAGCCTGTGGGTACCCATCGGCGTCCGACCCGGCACGAGGCCCGAGGGCGTCCTCCTTCTCCTCCTGGATCCGAAGCAGTTCCTGTATCCGCTGGTGCAGTCCTGGCCAACGCAAAGCCCCAGCGCCGAGACCCTCCTCGTCCGGAGAGAGGGTGACGAGGTTCTGTTCCTGAACGAACTCCGTCATGGGGGGTACGCTCCCATGACCCTGCGGCTGCCCCTGGCGACGGCGCCCGACATGCCCGCGGCCCGGGCTGCGCGGGGCGAAGAGGGGGTGGTGACCGGCCGCGACTACCGGGGCGTGCCGGTCCTCGCTGCCCTGCACAGGATCCCCGGGACGGCCTGGCACATGGTGGCCAAGGTGGATGAGGCCGAGATCTACGGCCCGCTTCGGCAGCGCGTGTGGATCACTGGAGCCGCGCTGATCGGGCTGCTGGCCCTGGCCGCCGCCACCCTGGGCCTGATGGTGCGGCACCATGATGCGGACATGATCCATGCGCAGCTGGCCCTCTCTCAACGGTTCGAGTGGCTCATGCGGGAAGCCAATGACATCATCCTGCTGCTGGATGGAGAGGGCCGCATCCTGGAGGCGAACCTTCAGGCCGCCGAGAGCTATGGCTATTCAGTCACCGAGCTGAGGAAGATGAAGGTCTCGGAGCTCCGGCCAGTGGCGTCGCGGTCGGAGACGGCAGGCCACCTGGAACGGCTGCAGGCCCATGGGTCCATCCGGTTCGAAACCCTCCACTGCCGCCGGGACGGCTCGACCTTCCCGGTGGAGGTCAGTGCCCGGGCCGTCCACTTCGACGGCGCCCCCGGGGTGATCAGCTTCCTGCGGGACATCACCGAGCGGGTCGCCCGGGAACGCGAGCTTCAACGGATGACCCGCCTCTACGCCGCGCTGAGCCAGGTCAATCAGGCCATCGTCTGGTCGTCCACCAAAGAGGCCCTTCTCGACAAAGTCTGCGAAGTGCTCATCGAATTTGGCCAATTCAGCATGGCCTGGATCGGCTGGAATGATGCCCTCACGCGTGGCGTGACGGTCGCCGCGCAGTCCGGCGATGTGAAGGGCTACCTGGGCCGCATCCGCGTGGAGAGCGGGGACTCGATCCTGGCGGGGGGACCGGTGGGGACGGCGATCCGGGAAGCCCGCCCATGCGTCCTGAACGACTTCCTGACGGCGGCTGGGACTGAACCCTGGCGCGATGCCGCGGCTGAATGCGGGTTCGCCGCCGTGGCCGCCTTCCCCATCCGGCAGGATGGGGGGGTGGTGGGAGCCCTGGCCGTCTACGCCCGGGAGAAGGATTTCTTCGGCCCGCAGGAGGAGGCGTTGCTGGTGGAAGCGGCGATGGACATCTCCTTCGCCCTGGACCACCTGGCGGGCGAGGCGCGCCGCCGCGAGGCGGAGGCCGCCCTCCTGGAGAGCGAGCGGTTCCTGCGGGAGGCCCAGGAGGCCGGGGGCGTCGGAACCTACACCTGGGATATCCAGGCGGATCACTGGAAGAGCAGTCCCCACCTCGATCGGATCTTCGGCATCGACGCCGACTATCCGCGGAACCTCGTGGGCTGGACGCGCCTCGTGGCTCCCGCCTTCCAGGAGCAGATGCACACCTATGTGGCCGGGATCATCGAACGCCATGCGCCCTTCGATCTCGACTACCCCATCGTCCGCATTTCGGACGGCGAGCTGCGCTGGGTCCACGGGGCGGGGGAGCTCCTGTGGAACGAAGCGGGACAGCCCGTGGTTTTGCGGGGCGTCATCCAGGACATCACCGAGTCCCGGGCCCAGGCCCGCCAGCTCGAGCGCCTCACCCAGCTCTACGCCGCCCTGAGCCAGGTGAACCAGGCCATCGTCTGGTCCCCCACCCGCGAGGCGCTGCTCGCCAAGATCTGTGAAGTGATGGTGGCGTTCGGGCAGTTCAGCATGGCCTGGATCGGCTGGGACGACCCATCGACCCATGAGGTCCGGGTGCTCAGCCACTATGGAGATGCCCACGGGTACCTCGATGGCCTGCAGATCCGCAGCGACGACACGCTCCTGGGCCGCGGAGCCACTGGCACGGCCATCCGAGAAGGGCGCCCCTGCGTGATGAACGACTTCCTGGGCACCTCGACCTCGGCCCCCTGGCATGCGGCGGCCGTCCGGTGCGGGTACGCGGCTTCGGCGGCCTTCCCCATCCGGCTGGCAGGCGAGGTCTGTGCGGCGCTGATGGTCTATTCCTCGGAGAAGGACTTCTTCGGCGCCCATGAAGTGGCGCTCCTCGAGGAGGCGGCCGGCGATGTCTCCTTCGCCCTGGATCACCTGGCGGGCGAGGACCGGCGGCGCGAATCGGAAGCCAAGCTGCGCAAGATCTCCGTGGCGGTGGAGCAGAATCCGCTGTCCATTGTGATCACCGATCCCCAGGGGACCATCGAGTACATCAATCCCGCCTTCACGGCGATCACCGGATACTCCGCCGCGGAGGCCCTGGGGCAGAACCCCCGCATCCTGAAATCCCTCGTCACGCCGCCCGAACACTACCAACAGATGTGGGAGACCCTGGCGCGCGGCGAGGTGTGGGTGGGCGAGTTCGAGAACCTCAAGAAGGGGGGCGAGCCGTACTACGAACGGGCCACCATCGCCCCGGTCCGGGACGAAGCGGGCATCCTCACCAGCTACATCGCCATCAAGGAGGACATCACCCAGCGGAAGCGCGACGAGGAGGAGCGCCGCGCCCTGGAAGCCCAGCTCCATCAGTCGCAGAAGCTCGAGAGCCTCGGCAGCCTGGCCGGCGGCGTGGCCCACGACATGAACAATGTGCTGGGAGCCATCCTGGGGCTGGCCTCGACGCTGCGGGAAGCGGCGGACCCCTTCTCCTCTTCAGCGAAGAACCTCGACACGATCATGAGCGCCTGCCTCCGCGGGCGCGGCGTGGTCAAGAGCCTCCTCTACTTCGCCCACAAGGATCTTCAGGAAGAGCAGCTCATCGACCTCAATGGGCTGGTCACCGAGATGAGCCACCTCCTGAGCTACACCATGCTCAAGCGTGTCCAGCTCCGGATGGACCTCCAGGATGGGCTCGGCCTGGTACGGGGCGATAACGGGGCGCTGAGCCATGCGCTCATGAACCTCTGCGTGAATGCCATGGATGCCATGCCCGACGGCGGCGTCCTCTACATCTCGACGCGGGAGACCGCTGACGGCGGCCTGGAGCTGCGCGTGAAGGACACGGGCCAGGGCATGAGTCCGGAGGTGTTGGCCCGGGCCATGGAGCCCTTCTTCACCACCAAGCCCCAGGGGAAGGGAACTGGCCTGGGGTTGGCGATGGTCTACGGCACCATGAAGGCCCATGACGGCACGCTGGAACTGCTGAGCCAGCCAGGGGAGGGCACCGAAGCCATCCTCCGCTTCCCTGCGCATCGGGTGGGGAGGCCGGCCCCGGTCCCGTCGACCGCCCAAGACCTGCCGAAGGCCGAGCAGGCCCCGCTGAAGGTGCTGCTGGTGGATGACGACGAGTTGATCCGGGAATCGGTGGCGCCGATGCTGGAGATGCTGGGCCATGCCGTGACCACCGCGCCCGAGGGCCAGGAGGCGCTCCGGCTCCTGCAGGGCGGCCTCCCGGTGGACCTGGTGATCCTCGACATGAACATGCCGGGCCTGAGCGGCCCGGAAACCCTGCCCCGGATCCGGGACCTCCGGCCCGGCCTGCCGGTGCTCATGGCCACAGGTTACAGCGATCAGGAGATCGCGCCGTTGCTGGAGGAGAACCCCGGCGTGGCCAGCCTGCGAAAGCCCTTCAGCATGAAGGAGATCCAGAAGAAGATCGCCGACCTCGGCATCCGCCCGGCAGGGCCCTCCGCCTCGTAG
- a CDS encoding YciI family protein: MYAMIIVRYRRPLPEVEAVTEAHRAYLRTLQEQGILVASGPLDPRFGGMWLVRVQDENPLADLDALRDGDPFHQHGLANYELLPWKVMQGKEGFDRI; this comes from the coding sequence ATGTACGCGATGATCATCGTCCGCTACCGCCGCCCCCTGCCCGAGGTCGAGGCCGTCACGGAAGCGCACCGCGCCTACCTCCGGACCCTCCAGGAGCAGGGGATCCTGGTGGCCTCCGGCCCCCTGGATCCCCGGTTCGGCGGCATGTGGCTGGTGCGGGTCCAGGATGAGAACCCCCTCGCGGACCTGGATGCCCTCCGCGACGGCGATCCCTTCCACCAGCACGGCCTGGCCAACTACGAGCTGCTCCCCTGGAAGGTGATGCAGGGCAAGGAAGGCTTCGACCGGATCTAA
- a CDS encoding carbamate kinase produces the protein MTRKIALLAIGGNALLKEKERGLQEEQLENARETAEMLARVVAEGYALCVVHGNGPQVGNLLIQQEAGSGQIPPYSLDICGAMTQGSMGYMLERMLINRLRFMKLDAPVTSVLTEVVVDKEDKGFQDPTKPVGPFYPEFRALELMRSKRWKMKEDSGRGWRKVVPSPKPIEIVQLDAIKTLLQSGSSVIAGGGGGIPVIRDASGFLVGVEAVIDKDRLSALLAAQLGADLFIILTGVPKVALDFGKPTQRWMDRITASEARKHLVEGQFPPGSMGPKIESALSYLDGGGHEVLITTAEALATEDPATVGTRIVRD, from the coding sequence ATGACCCGAAAAATCGCACTCCTGGCCATCGGCGGCAACGCGCTTCTGAAGGAGAAGGAGCGTGGGCTGCAGGAGGAGCAGCTGGAGAACGCCCGGGAGACGGCGGAGATGCTGGCGCGGGTGGTGGCCGAGGGCTACGCCCTCTGTGTGGTGCATGGCAACGGACCCCAGGTGGGCAACCTGCTCATCCAGCAGGAGGCCGGTTCCGGGCAGATCCCCCCCTACAGCCTGGACATCTGCGGCGCCATGACCCAGGGGTCCATGGGCTACATGCTGGAGCGCATGCTCATCAACCGCCTGCGCTTCATGAAGCTCGACGCGCCGGTGACCTCCGTGCTCACCGAGGTGGTGGTTGACAAGGAGGACAAGGGCTTCCAGGACCCGACGAAACCCGTGGGGCCGTTCTATCCCGAATTCCGCGCCCTCGAACTGATGCGGTCCAAGCGCTGGAAAATGAAGGAGGATTCGGGCCGCGGTTGGCGCAAGGTGGTGCCTTCGCCCAAGCCGATCGAGATCGTCCAGCTCGACGCCATCAAGACCCTGCTGCAGTCCGGGAGCTCCGTGATCGCCGGCGGCGGCGGCGGCATTCCCGTGATCCGCGACGCCAGCGGCTTCCTGGTGGGCGTCGAAGCCGTCATTGACAAGGACCGCCTCAGCGCGCTGCTGGCGGCCCAGCTGGGCGCCGACCTCTTCATCATCCTCACGGGCGTGCCCAAGGTCGCCCTGGATTTCGGCAAGCCCACCCAGCGGTGGATGGACCGCATCACCGCCAGCGAAGCCCGGAAGCATCTGGTCGAAGGCCAGTTCCCACCGGGCAGCATGGGCCCCAAGATCGAGAGCGCCCTCTCCTACCTCGACGGCGGCGGCCACGAGGTGCTCATCACCACCGCCGAGGCCCTGGCCACCGAGGATCCGGCGACCGTGGGTACGCGCATCGTGCGGGACTGA
- a CDS encoding GNAT family N-acetyltransferase produces MVIRPALPADAQALAALGERLWRETYAGLIPASNLELHLAETFGPDRQAAELADPACRTLVIEEGGALRGYTLLRAGGPEEARASFHFVNPLEVARFYVDASLHGRGAAQALMAAALNHAASAGHDGVWLQVWEQNPRAIRFYAKVGFTDAGEATFRVGEQVDRDRMLVHDLMIRPL; encoded by the coding sequence ATGGTGATCCGACCCGCCCTTCCCGCCGACGCCCAGGCCCTGGCGGCCCTTGGCGAGCGCCTGTGGCGCGAGACCTATGCCGGCCTCATCCCCGCATCGAACCTGGAGCTGCACCTGGCGGAAACTTTCGGGCCGGACCGGCAGGCCGCCGAGCTGGCCGATCCGGCCTGCCGGACGCTGGTGATCGAGGAGGGGGGCGCCCTTCGGGGCTACACCCTGCTCCGGGCCGGCGGCCCGGAGGAAGCGAGGGCCTCTTTCCACTTCGTCAATCCGCTCGAAGTGGCACGGTTCTATGTGGATGCCTCTCTGCATGGCCGTGGCGCCGCCCAGGCCCTGATGGCCGCCGCGCTGAACCATGCGGCCTCGGCGGGCCACGATGGCGTCTGGCTGCAGGTCTGGGAGCAGAACCCCCGTGCCATCCGCTTCTACGCCAAGGTCGGCTTCACGGATGCCGGAGAGGCGACCTTCCGCGTGGGTGAGCAGGTGGACCGGGACCGGATGCTGGTGCATGACTTGATGATCCGTCCACTGTGA
- a CDS encoding glycine--tRNA ligase subunit alpha — protein MHIQELILRLQRFWADRGCLIGQPYDLEKGAGTMNPLTFFGALGAKPWNVAYVEPSRRPADGRYGENPFRVYKHLQFQVILKPSPAKVQDLYIESLEALGIDLSKHDLRFEEDNWESPTLGAWGVGWQVVLDGMEISQFTYFQQVGGLDCRPVSAELTYGIERICMFLGGYDNIFDLVHGEVKTDDGVFPVTYGQMRQREEFELSAYSFEHADLDLHRTLFDAFEKEGWRLLKDHGHFLSAYEQALKMSHTFNVLDARGAVSTTERPGIIKRVRDLACGCARAYLDFENAKTPATENAEGAEKDAVATGKGGAK, from the coding sequence ATGCACATCCAGGAACTGATCCTCCGCCTCCAGCGGTTCTGGGCCGACCGGGGCTGTCTCATCGGTCAGCCCTACGATCTGGAAAAGGGCGCCGGCACCATGAACCCGCTCACCTTCTTCGGTGCGCTGGGCGCCAAGCCCTGGAATGTGGCCTATGTGGAGCCTTCGCGGCGCCCGGCCGATGGCCGCTACGGCGAGAACCCGTTCCGCGTCTACAAGCACCTGCAGTTCCAGGTGATCCTCAAGCCCAGTCCCGCCAAGGTGCAGGATCTCTACATCGAAAGCCTCGAGGCCCTGGGCATCGACCTGTCGAAGCACGACTTGCGCTTCGAGGAGGACAACTGGGAATCCCCGACCCTGGGCGCCTGGGGCGTGGGCTGGCAGGTGGTGCTGGACGGCATGGAGATCAGCCAGTTCACCTACTTCCAGCAGGTAGGCGGCCTCGACTGCCGCCCCGTGAGCGCCGAACTGACCTACGGCATCGAGCGCATCTGCATGTTCCTGGGCGGCTACGACAACATCTTCGACCTCGTGCACGGCGAGGTGAAGACCGACGACGGCGTCTTCCCCGTGACCTACGGCCAGATGCGCCAGCGTGAGGAGTTCGAGCTCTCGGCCTACAGTTTCGAGCACGCGGACCTGGACCTGCACCGCACCCTCTTCGACGCCTTCGAGAAGGAGGGCTGGCGCCTGCTCAAAGACCACGGGCACTTCCTCAGCGCCTACGAACAGGCCCTCAAGATGAGCCACACCTTCAATGTGCTGGACGCACGCGGTGCCGTGAGCACCACCGAGCGCCCCGGCATCATCAAGCGCGTGCGGGATCTGGCCTGTGGGTGCGCTCGGGCGTACCTGGACTTTGAAAATGCAAAAACGCCAGCCACAGAGAACGCGGAGGGCGCAGAGAAGGATGCTGTGGCTACCGGGAAGGGGGGTGCGAAGTGA
- the glyS gene encoding glycine--tRNA ligase subunit beta, whose product MSATQTFLLELHCEEIPARFLAPLTEDFRSAFQAWLNGQGLSLASLEPFYSPRKLAWRAQGLPASQPDQTDTQVGPPQRMCVDEAGQATIQGLKFAEKWGVDFDTVRFEQPAGKKEPCAVVTITRKGRPTAELLMEALPGLIAGLHVPKAMRWGKSEFEFVRPIRNILCLFGDQVVPITVDGVTASNTTWGHRLFHRQHPEPVRIPTPDAYESALEAAGVVVSMEARRTRIAQQLEALAAEVKGRVVADAELLDTLAEIVEYPTIVRGEFPAAFLELPKEVLVTSLREHQKSFCIEGPDGALLPFFLTAANRTDDPAGFVKAGNEWVLKARLYDARFFFAEDRKQALSARLEKLKALTFQRELGSYHDKTGRVVALVKHLASRLSDDDDHIDRALEAARMAKCDLRTLMVGEFPELQGVMGGEYLKHEGAHEEVWKAVKEHYRPVGADDAIPGTPMGCLLSLCDKLDTVAGCFAVGLVPSGSKDPLALRRAGQGIVRILWEQGWALPPADLIAAALRAVGAKATKPEAETTEALLAFFKDRVAYQLEVAGYAGSVRRSALAAGWEDLVDLKARCEALSAFAEDPRFASLAQSAKRIGNILKDETPAERFEDGLLTQTEEKELAGHLAKLEGIADQKGLLAALADLAQPLETFFNAVMVKCEDPALRAARLSLLHRLRQAFLRVADFSLWQ is encoded by the coding sequence GTGAGCGCCACCCAGACCTTCCTGCTGGAGCTGCACTGCGAGGAGATTCCGGCGCGGTTCCTGGCGCCGCTGACGGAAGATTTCCGTTCGGCTTTCCAGGCTTGGCTGAATGGACAGGGCCTGTCACTCGCCTCGCTCGAACCGTTCTACTCGCCACGCAAACTCGCATGGCGAGCCCAGGGCCTCCCCGCCTCTCAGCCCGACCAGACCGACACCCAGGTCGGCCCGCCGCAGCGGATGTGCGTGGACGAGGCTGGCCAGGCCACGATCCAGGGCCTGAAGTTCGCCGAGAAGTGGGGCGTGGATTTCGATACCGTGCGCTTCGAGCAGCCCGCGGGGAAGAAGGAGCCTTGCGCGGTCGTCACGATCACCCGGAAAGGGCGCCCCACGGCTGAACTGCTGATGGAGGCCCTGCCGGGGCTCATCGCCGGGCTCCATGTCCCCAAGGCCATGCGCTGGGGCAAGTCGGAGTTCGAGTTCGTGCGCCCCATCCGCAACATCCTCTGCCTCTTCGGCGATCAGGTGGTGCCCATCACGGTGGATGGCGTCACCGCCTCGAACACGACCTGGGGCCATCGCCTCTTCCACCGTCAGCATCCTGAGCCGGTGCGGATCCCCACGCCGGACGCCTACGAGTCCGCCCTGGAGGCCGCTGGGGTTGTCGTGAGTATGGAGGCTCGTCGTACACGCATCGCCCAGCAGCTGGAGGCGCTCGCCGCCGAGGTGAAGGGGCGCGTGGTCGCCGATGCGGAGCTGCTGGACACCCTGGCGGAGATCGTGGAGTATCCGACGATCGTGCGCGGCGAATTCCCGGCGGCCTTCCTGGAACTGCCCAAGGAAGTGCTGGTCACCAGCCTCCGCGAGCACCAGAAGAGCTTCTGCATCGAGGGGCCTGATGGGGCCCTGCTGCCCTTCTTCCTCACCGCCGCCAACCGCACGGATGACCCCGCGGGTTTCGTGAAGGCCGGCAACGAATGGGTGCTGAAGGCGCGGCTCTACGACGCGCGCTTCTTCTTCGCGGAGGACCGCAAGCAGGCGCTTTCGGCCCGGCTCGAAAAGCTCAAGGCGCTGACTTTCCAGCGGGAGCTTGGGAGCTATCACGACAAGACCGGGCGCGTGGTGGCGCTGGTGAAGCATCTCGCATCGCGTCTCTCGGATGACGACGACCACATCGACCGGGCCCTGGAAGCGGCGCGCATGGCCAAGTGCGATCTGCGCACCCTCATGGTCGGCGAGTTCCCGGAGCTCCAGGGGGTCATGGGTGGCGAATACCTCAAGCATGAAGGCGCCCACGAGGAAGTCTGGAAGGCCGTGAAGGAGCACTACCGGCCAGTGGGCGCCGACGACGCCATTCCGGGCACGCCCATGGGCTGCCTGCTGTCGCTCTGCGACAAGCTCGATACCGTCGCCGGCTGCTTCGCCGTAGGCCTGGTTCCCAGCGGCTCGAAGGATCCCCTCGCTCTGCGCCGGGCGGGGCAGGGCATCGTGCGGATCCTATGGGAACAGGGCTGGGCACTCCCGCCTGCCGATCTCATCGCCGCCGCCCTCCGGGCCGTGGGCGCCAAGGCCACCAAGCCCGAGGCCGAAACCACCGAGGCCCTCCTGGCGTTCTTCAAGGATCGCGTGGCCTATCAGCTGGAAGTGGCCGGCTATGCGGGTTCGGTCCGCCGGTCGGCCCTGGCGGCTGGCTGGGAGGACCTGGTGGACCTCAAAGCCCGGTGCGAGGCGCTGTCGGCCTTTGCGGAGGACCCGCGGTTCGCCTCTCTGGCCCAGAGCGCCAAGCGCATCGGGAACATCCTGAAGGACGAAACGCCGGCTGAGCGCTTCGAGGATGGCCTGCTGACGCAGACCGAGGAAAAAGAGCTGGCAGGGCACCTGGCGAAACTGGAAGGCATCGCCGATCAAAAGGGGTTGTTGGCCGCTTTGGCCGACCTCGCCCAACCCCTGGAGACCTTCTTCAATGCCGTCATGGTGAAATGCGAGGACCCGGCCCTCCGCGCCGCCCGGCTCAGCCTGCTCCATCGCCTGCGCCAGGCCTTCCTGCGAGTGGCGGACTTCAGTCTCTGGCAATAA